In Salinibacterium sp. dk2585, a single window of DNA contains:
- a CDS encoding CoA-binding protein, whose product MVSTGSTGDTETVQLANGLSCSIPASSPLAKLLKSQRTWVGPTAKQRLGILRRAKSIAIVGASPNPARSSYFVGTYLLQSSDYRVYFVNPNADEILGQKAYPNLASLPEVPDIVDVFRKASDIPAVIDDVLAVGAKTIWVQLGIYNEEAARYGEENGLAVVMDRCLKVEHARFHGGLHLLGFDTGVISSRKAIA is encoded by the coding sequence ATGGTTTCGACAGGCTCAACCGGCGACACCGAGACCGTGCAGCTAGCGAATGGCCTGAGCTGCAGCATCCCGGCCTCCTCTCCCCTTGCGAAGCTGCTGAAGTCGCAGCGCACCTGGGTGGGCCCGACCGCGAAGCAGCGCCTCGGCATCCTGCGTCGCGCGAAGTCGATCGCGATCGTCGGCGCCTCACCCAACCCCGCCCGTTCGAGCTACTTCGTCGGCACCTACCTGCTGCAGTCGAGCGACTACCGCGTGTACTTCGTAAACCCGAACGCCGACGAGATCCTCGGCCAGAAGGCCTACCCCAACCTGGCCTCGCTGCCCGAAGTGCCCGACATCGTCGACGTGTTCCGCAAGGCGAGCGACATCCCCGCGGTGATCGACGACGTGCTCGCGGTCGGCGCGAAGACGATCTGGGTGCAGCTCGGCATCTACAACGAGGAGGCGGCCCGCTACGGCGAGGAGAACGGCCTCGCGGTCGTCATGGACCGCTGCCTCAAGGTCGAGCACGCCCGCTTCCACGGTGGCCTGCACCTGCTCGGCTTCGACACGGGTGTCATCTCGTCGCGCAAGGCGATCGCGTAG
- a CDS encoding VOC family protein, with translation MDQRLSLVTLIVDDVERSRAFYVDGLGWDPEVAVDGEVLMLRVGERLALSLWDRGHAEAEIGTVSRDGSAPVTLAHNVASEAEVDAVIAAARSAGARILAEPQRREWGGYSGYFTDPDGFRWEVAHNPGPFGQSLLP, from the coding sequence ATGGACCAGCGACTGAGCCTCGTCACGCTCATTGTCGATGACGTCGAGCGTTCCCGTGCCTTCTACGTCGACGGCCTCGGGTGGGACCCCGAAGTGGCCGTCGATGGCGAAGTGCTCATGCTCCGCGTCGGCGAGCGTCTCGCGCTCTCCCTCTGGGACCGTGGGCACGCCGAGGCAGAGATCGGCACCGTCTCGCGGGACGGTTCCGCGCCTGTGACCCTGGCGCACAACGTCGCGAGCGAGGCCGAGGTCGACGCCGTCATCGCGGCGGCGCGGTCAGCGGGGGCGCGCATCCTGGCCGAGCCGCAGCGGCGGGAGTGGGGTGGATATTCCGGCTACTTCACCGACCCGGACGGCTTCCGCTGGGAGGTTGCGCACAACCCTGGACCGTTCGGCCAGTCGCTGTTGCCGTGA
- the pdxH gene encoding pyridoxamine 5'-phosphate oxidase, producing the protein MSYPQTLSGDGGLELPEFDSPPSDPGALLVTWFSRAEQLGAREHLAVALATADADGRPSTRMVLLKRVDAAGVTFTTTATSRKGRELAGQPWGAMTAYWRETIQQVRLAGPVRRLSEKESDALFAARPIPSQASAIASQQGEPLDDPADLVARAAALASSPEALPRPEFWYGYRLEPEVIEFWHGTVHRLHRRLLYERDGGAWTHRRLQP; encoded by the coding sequence ATGAGCTACCCGCAGACCCTCAGCGGCGACGGCGGCCTCGAGCTGCCCGAGTTTGACTCGCCCCCAAGCGACCCCGGTGCGCTGCTCGTGACCTGGTTCTCGCGCGCCGAGCAGTTGGGCGCGCGAGAGCACCTCGCGGTCGCTCTCGCGACGGCGGATGCTGACGGCCGGCCTTCCACCCGCATGGTGCTGCTGAAACGAGTGGATGCCGCGGGCGTGACCTTCACGACGACCGCGACGAGCCGCAAGGGGCGCGAACTGGCGGGGCAGCCATGGGGCGCGATGACGGCGTATTGGCGTGAGACGATCCAGCAGGTGCGCCTGGCGGGGCCCGTGCGGAGGCTCAGCGAAAAGGAGTCCGACGCACTCTTCGCCGCGCGCCCCATCCCATCCCAGGCATCAGCGATCGCGTCCCAGCAGGGCGAGCCGCTCGACGACCCGGCCGACCTCGTGGCACGAGCGGCTGCCCTCGCCTCGTCACCTGAGGCGCTGCCCCGGCCCGAGTTCTGGTACGGCTACCGGCTCGAGCCCGAGGTCATCGAGTTCTGGCACGGCACCGTGCACCGGCTCCACCGGCGCCTGCTGTACGAACGCGACGGCGGGGCCTGGACGCACCGGCGCCTGCAGCCCTAG
- a CDS encoding dolichyl-phosphate-mannose--protein mannosyltransferase translates to MTRRLARLPEWLWLLAVTMLAAVLRLWNLGHPRALVFDETYYVKDAWTLLHLGYEGSWPEGADEGFVAGNVDTYSDEASFVVHPPLGKWIIALGLSAFGAEDPFGWRIGMAVVGVLAVAVLWLVARILFRSPLLATIAGGLMAVDGHAIVMSRTALLDNALMLFTLLGFLFVLLDRRQSRGRLERWMLEREKRGLSLDWGPALWARPWLVAAGLAFGLATAVKWSGLYFLAIFAVYTLIVDALARRRAGIPFWFSGTALKQAPVSFLLTVPIAAIAYAASWAGWFRTGGGYYRQWAEGNPWEGVLSWVPLDWQSWWHYQVSAYNFHVDLGTEHGWASPAWQWLPMLRPTAFYRVYADEGENGCSVDRCEQFITTLPNPLIWYLAVVALGLLVWRLLRHPRSWRAGLILVGVVAGWAPWLLYPERTMFQFYAIAFLPYMVLALTYALGVVMGRPWEGEWRRATGIRVVIVVLALVVLLSAYFYPVWTGIMLPEPFIRSHYWLPGWR, encoded by the coding sequence GTGACCCGCCGCCTCGCCCGCCTGCCCGAGTGGCTGTGGCTGCTGGCCGTCACGATGCTCGCCGCGGTGCTGCGCCTGTGGAATCTCGGCCACCCGCGAGCGCTCGTCTTCGACGAGACCTACTACGTCAAGGACGCCTGGACGCTCCTCCACCTCGGCTACGAGGGCAGCTGGCCGGAGGGCGCCGACGAGGGCTTCGTGGCGGGGAACGTGGATACCTACAGCGATGAGGCCTCGTTTGTCGTGCATCCGCCGCTCGGCAAGTGGATCATCGCACTCGGCCTCAGTGCCTTCGGAGCCGAGGACCCGTTTGGGTGGCGCATCGGCATGGCGGTCGTCGGCGTCCTGGCAGTCGCGGTGCTGTGGCTGGTGGCGCGCATCCTGTTCCGTTCGCCGCTGCTCGCGACGATCGCGGGCGGGCTCATGGCGGTCGACGGGCACGCGATCGTCATGTCGCGCACGGCGCTGCTCGACAACGCGCTCATGCTGTTCACGCTGCTCGGCTTCCTCTTCGTGCTGCTCGATCGGCGCCAGAGTCGGGGCCGCCTGGAACGATGGATGCTGGAGCGCGAAAAGCGCGGACTCTCCCTCGACTGGGGCCCTGCCCTGTGGGCCCGCCCGTGGCTCGTGGCCGCCGGCCTCGCCTTCGGACTCGCGACTGCCGTCAAGTGGAGCGGGCTGTACTTCCTCGCGATCTTCGCCGTCTACACGCTCATCGTCGACGCGCTCGCGAGGCGACGGGCGGGCATCCCGTTCTGGTTCTCGGGCACCGCCCTCAAGCAGGCACCCGTGAGCTTCCTGCTGACGGTGCCGATCGCCGCCATCGCGTATGCCGCGAGCTGGGCGGGGTGGTTCCGCACGGGGGGCGGCTACTACCGGCAGTGGGCGGAGGGCAACCCCTGGGAAGGTGTGCTCTCGTGGGTGCCGCTCGACTGGCAGAGCTGGTGGCACTACCAAGTGAGCGCCTACAACTTCCACGTCGATCTCGGCACGGAACACGGCTGGGCGTCACCCGCGTGGCAGTGGCTGCCCATGCTGCGGCCCACGGCGTTCTACCGTGTCTACGCCGACGAGGGTGAGAACGGATGCTCGGTCGACCGCTGTGAGCAGTTCATCACGACCCTGCCCAACCCGCTCATCTGGTATCTGGCGGTGGTGGCACTCGGGCTGCTCGTGTGGCGGCTGCTGCGGCATCCGCGGTCCTGGCGTGCCGGGCTGATCCTGGTCGGCGTCGTCGCGGGGTGGGCGCCGTGGCTGCTCTACCCGGAGCGCACGATGTTCCAGTTCTATGCGATCGCTTTCCTGCCCTACATGGTGCTCGCGCTGACGTATGCGCTGGGCGTCGTGATGGGGCGGCCGTGGGAGGGCGAGTGGCGGCGGGCCACGGGCATCCGGGTCGTCATCGTGGTGCTGGCGCTCGTCGTGCTGCTGAGCGCCTACTTCTACCCCGTCTGGACGGGGATCATGCTGCCGGAACCCTTCATCCGCAGCCACTACTGGCTACCAGGGTGGCGCTAG
- the rsmI gene encoding 16S rRNA (cytidine(1402)-2'-O)-methyltransferase, with protein sequence MIILAATPIGNLGDASQRLRDALASAEVIAAEDTRTTVHLMRALGIENRPRLIPLHEHNEVAKAAEIVELARESDVLVLSDAGMPAISDPGFPLVAAATAAGVTVTALPGPSAVLTALAVSGLPTDRFCFEGFLPRKGGDRRKAFTALAREARTMVFFESPKRLADALADVAAILGPDRRVVVARELTKMFEEVKRGTASELADWAADGVKGEIVVVIEGAAPTVASIDDGVAQVLELVASGTRLKDAAAEVADATGLSKRELYEGALAAR encoded by the coding sequence ATGATCATCCTCGCGGCGACGCCCATCGGCAACCTCGGCGACGCCTCGCAGCGGCTGCGCGATGCCCTCGCGAGTGCCGAGGTGATCGCCGCCGAGGACACCCGCACGACCGTGCACCTTATGCGCGCGCTCGGCATCGAGAACCGGCCGCGTCTCATCCCCCTCCACGAACACAACGAGGTCGCGAAGGCTGCAGAGATCGTTGAGCTGGCCCGGGAGTCCGACGTGCTCGTGCTCTCTGACGCCGGCATGCCCGCGATCTCCGACCCCGGTTTCCCGCTCGTCGCCGCGGCAACCGCTGCGGGAGTCACCGTCACGGCGCTGCCCGGCCCCTCCGCCGTGCTGACGGCGCTCGCCGTCTCCGGTCTCCCCACCGACCGCTTCTGCTTTGAGGGCTTCCTGCCGCGCAAGGGCGGCGACCGCCGCAAGGCCTTCACGGCGCTCGCGCGCGAGGCCCGCACGATGGTGTTCTTCGAGTCGCCCAAGCGACTGGCCGACGCGCTGGCGGATGTCGCGGCCATCCTCGGCCCGGACCGCCGGGTCGTCGTCGCCCGCGAGCTCACCAAGATGTTCGAGGAGGTCAAGCGTGGCACGGCCTCCGAGCTCGCGGACTGGGCGGCCGACGGCGTCAAGGGGGAGATCGTCGTCGTCATCGAGGGCGCCGCGCCGACGGTCGCGTCGATCGATGATGGCGTCGCGCAGGTGCTTGAGCTCGTGGCATCCGGAACGAGGCTCAAGGATGCCGCGGCCGAGGTCGCCGATGCGACAGGCCTGAGCAAGCGCGAACTCTACGAAGGCGCGCTCGCCGCACGGTGA
- a CDS encoding bifunctional 2-methylcitrate synthase/citrate synthase gives MTEEIRKGLAGVVVDTTAISKVNPETNSLLYRGYPVQELAAKCTFEEVAYLLWHGELPTPVQLEEFQELERSQRRLDPVIKRVIDELPTTAHPMDVVRTAVSVIGAQDDTVPGMSSADDEEANLRRAISMFARIPAIVAYDQRRRRDQELVEPRDDLSYSANFLHMTFGEVPEAVVVEAFDVSMILYAEHSFNASTFTARVVTSTLSDIYSAVVAAIGALKGPLHGGANEAVMHVFDEIVIPERAEEWLDQALAEKRKIMGFGHRVYKSGDSRVPTMKKALDTLIEHYDAGQMGELYDRLEAAMDARKSIKPNLDYPSGPAYRLIGFDTEMFTPLFVASRVTGWTAHIMEQLRSNSLIRPLSAYNGPEQREV, from the coding sequence ATGACTGAGGAGATTCGCAAGGGACTCGCGGGGGTCGTCGTCGACACCACCGCCATCTCGAAGGTGAACCCCGAGACCAACTCGCTGCTCTACCGGGGCTACCCCGTGCAGGAGCTCGCCGCCAAGTGCACCTTCGAGGAGGTCGCCTACCTGCTCTGGCACGGCGAGCTGCCGACGCCCGTGCAGTTGGAGGAGTTCCAGGAGCTGGAGCGTTCGCAGCGCCGCCTCGACCCTGTCATCAAGCGGGTCATCGACGAGCTGCCGACGACCGCGCATCCGATGGACGTCGTGCGCACCGCCGTCAGCGTGATCGGAGCCCAGGACGACACGGTGCCCGGGATGTCGTCGGCCGACGACGAGGAGGCGAACCTGCGTCGCGCGATCAGCATGTTCGCGCGGATCCCCGCGATCGTCGCCTACGACCAGCGCCGCCGCCGCGACCAGGAGCTCGTCGAACCGCGCGACGACCTCTCCTACTCGGCGAACTTCCTGCACATGACCTTCGGTGAAGTGCCCGAGGCGGTCGTGGTTGAGGCTTTCGACGTGTCGATGATTCTCTACGCGGAGCACTCCTTCAACGCCTCGACCTTCACGGCGCGCGTCGTCACCTCGACGCTGAGCGACATCTACAGCGCGGTCGTTGCCGCGATCGGCGCGCTCAAGGGGCCGCTCCACGGCGGCGCCAACGAGGCGGTCATGCACGTCTTCGACGAGATCGTCATCCCCGAGCGTGCCGAGGAGTGGCTCGACCAGGCCCTCGCCGAGAAGCGCAAGATCATGGGCTTCGGCCACCGTGTTTACAAGAGCGGCGACTCGCGCGTCCCCACCATGAAGAAGGCGCTCGACACCCTCATCGAGCACTACGACGCGGGCCAGATGGGCGAGCTCTATGACCGGCTCGAAGCGGCGATGGATGCTCGCAAGTCGATCAAGCCCAACCTCGACTACCCCAGCGGGCCCGCCTACCGGCTGATCGGCTTCGACACCGAGATGTTCACGCCGCTCTTCGTGGCGTCGCGCGTGACCGGCTGGACAGCGCACATCATGGAGCAGCTGCGCTCGAACTCGCTCATCCGCCCCCTGAGCGCCTACAACGGGCCAGAGCAGCGCGAGGTCTGA
- a CDS encoding NAD(P)H-quinone oxidoreductase: MRAITVSEPGGPENLVLSEVDDLPLGGGEVRIRVAAAGLNRADIAQRQGTYPSPPGAPEWPGLEVSGTVTETAPDVTGVRVGDRVCALLAGGGYAEEVVVHEGLTLPLPEHLDLVEAAALPETLCTVWSNVFMSAELQPGETLLVHGGGSGIGTTAIQMAKLGGARVAVTAGSAEKLAACAELGADILINYREEDFVARIKEETDGAGANVILDIVGGAYAASNVRALAVDGRIMVIGNQSGVPAEFNLAHLMVKRGRIWGTTLRARPLEQKLAIVAGVREHVWPWVAEGRLRPLVDSTFSFAEVADAHRRMEGSAHTGKILLTP, from the coding sequence ATGCGTGCCATCACCGTCAGCGAGCCCGGCGGCCCCGAGAACCTGGTCCTGAGCGAGGTCGACGACCTGCCTCTCGGCGGGGGCGAGGTGCGCATCCGCGTCGCGGCGGCGGGCCTCAACCGCGCCGACATCGCGCAGCGCCAGGGCACCTACCCCTCGCCTCCTGGGGCGCCCGAGTGGCCGGGTCTCGAGGTCTCGGGCACCGTCACCGAGACGGCACCGGATGTCACGGGCGTCCGTGTCGGCGACCGCGTGTGTGCCCTGCTCGCGGGTGGCGGCTACGCGGAGGAGGTCGTCGTGCACGAGGGGCTCACCCTCCCGCTGCCGGAGCACCTCGACCTCGTCGAAGCGGCCGCGCTGCCCGAGACCCTCTGCACCGTCTGGTCGAACGTCTTCATGAGTGCCGAGCTGCAGCCGGGCGAGACGCTGCTCGTGCACGGCGGCGGCAGCGGCATCGGCACGACGGCGATCCAGATGGCGAAGCTCGGCGGGGCACGGGTGGCGGTCACGGCGGGCTCTGCCGAGAAGCTCGCGGCCTGCGCCGAGCTTGGGGCGGACATCCTCATCAACTACCGCGAGGAGGACTTCGTCGCCCGCATCAAGGAGGAGACCGACGGCGCCGGGGCCAACGTGATCCTCGACATCGTGGGTGGTGCCTACGCGGCATCCAATGTCCGCGCGCTCGCCGTGGATGGCCGAATCATGGTCATCGGCAACCAGAGCGGCGTGCCGGCGGAGTTCAACCTGGCGCACCTCATGGTGAAGCGCGGGCGCATCTGGGGCACGACCCTGCGAGCCCGCCCGCTCGAACAGAAGCTCGCGATCGTCGCGGGCGTGCGCGAGCACGTGTGGCCCTGGGTTGCGGAGGGCCGCCTGCGCCCCCTCGTCGACAGCACCTTCTCCTTCGCCGAGGTCGCGGATGCCCACCGCCGCATGGAGGGGTCCGCCCACACGGGCAAGATCCTGCTGACGCCCTAG
- a CDS encoding SRPBCC family protein, with amino-acid sequence MRTRRSVDIPRDAASVFGYLSQVENEVQWRESIVGSRYRHASGPALGVRGETRVEMGGRGVVMRWEISEFAPGTLVAWTLDGSPWNGGGSYRVVPTDAGCRLTASLEVRLHGVMRVLEPILWLHFSRGLRADLAAVQELLSGSPRR; translated from the coding sequence ATGAGAACACGGCGGTCGGTCGATATCCCTCGAGACGCCGCATCGGTGTTCGGCTACCTCTCCCAGGTGGAGAACGAAGTCCAGTGGCGCGAATCCATCGTCGGGAGCCGGTACCGCCACGCAAGTGGGCCTGCTCTCGGGGTCCGCGGTGAGACCCGCGTCGAGATGGGCGGCCGGGGCGTCGTCATGCGCTGGGAGATCAGCGAGTTTGCACCGGGGACGCTCGTTGCATGGACTCTTGACGGTTCCCCCTGGAATGGCGGCGGCAGCTACCGGGTCGTGCCGACAGACGCGGGATGCCGCCTGACTGCCTCGCTCGAGGTCCGCCTCCACGGTGTCATGCGCGTGCTGGAACCGATCCTTTGGCTGCACTTCTCGCGAGGTCTCCGCGCCGACCTCGCAGCCGTGCAGGAACTGCTCTCGGGGTCGCCGCGACGGTAA
- a CDS encoding sulfite exporter TauE/SafE family protein, producing MKIRRVLLLALAGIFAGFFSGLFGVGGGIVIVPLLVILLHYQQRRASGTSLLAILPTAIAGSLGYAINGDVDWVVAGCLAAGAIVGSIIGTALLARISQLWLRWGFIAFQVVMAVSLFFTVPDRGGEFVFSLGSVFALAGVGLATGILSGLLGVGGGVIVVPVMIVLFGMGDLVAKGSSLVMMIPTAITGTINNLRNGNADVKGALTIGLFAVPASFGGIAVAGLVDPQLGSVLFALLLVFTATQLAIKAIREHRNKG from the coding sequence ATGAAGATTCGTCGCGTGCTCCTCCTCGCCCTCGCGGGCATCTTTGCTGGCTTCTTCTCTGGCCTCTTCGGGGTGGGCGGCGGCATCGTCATCGTGCCCCTCCTGGTGATCCTGCTGCACTACCAGCAGCGTCGCGCGAGCGGCACGTCGCTCCTGGCGATCCTGCCGACGGCGATCGCGGGCTCGCTCGGCTACGCCATCAACGGTGACGTCGACTGGGTTGTCGCCGGATGCCTCGCGGCCGGTGCCATCGTCGGCTCCATCATCGGCACGGCCCTCCTGGCACGCATCTCGCAGCTCTGGCTCAGGTGGGGCTTCATCGCTTTCCAGGTGGTCATGGCCGTGAGCCTCTTCTTCACGGTGCCCGACCGCGGCGGCGAGTTCGTCTTCTCGCTGGGTTCAGTGTTCGCGCTCGCCGGTGTCGGGCTCGCCACGGGCATCCTGTCGGGGCTCCTCGGCGTCGGCGGCGGCGTCATCGTGGTTCCCGTGATGATCGTGCTCTTTGGCATGGGCGACCTGGTCGCGAAGGGTTCCTCACTCGTCATGATGATTCCCACGGCGATCACGGGCACGATCAACAACCTGCGCAACGGCAATGCCGACGTGAAGGGGGCCCTCACGATCGGCCTCTTCGCGGTGCCGGCGTCATTCGGCGGGATCGCGGTCGCGGGCCTCGTCGACCCTCAGCTCGGCAGCGTGCTCTTCGCGCTGCTTCTCGTCTTCACGGCGACACAGCTCGCGATCAAGGCGATTCGGGAGCACCGCAACAAGGGCTGA
- a CDS encoding MBL fold metallo-hydrolase, giving the protein MTLLHDLGFAVIRSMSVSDMNNNVYLVTSRASGAQVLIDAANDWPAIEGMLDDAREDAEVATSVRAIVTTHQHRDHIGALAEAGRATGAPLLAGADDADAIEEHTGVAIDRRLSHGDTVGVDGLSFGVVHLRGHTPGSVALVLDDTSGSTHLFTGDSLFPGGVGNTWGDAKRFEQLFTDVSERLFGAFDDDTHVHPGHGAGTTLGAERPHLGEWRARGW; this is encoded by the coding sequence ATGACCCTGCTCCACGATCTCGGCTTCGCCGTCATCCGTTCCATGTCGGTGTCGGATATGAACAACAACGTGTACCTCGTCACGTCGCGCGCCTCAGGCGCGCAGGTGCTCATCGACGCCGCGAACGACTGGCCAGCCATCGAAGGGATGCTCGACGACGCTCGCGAGGACGCAGAGGTGGCGACATCCGTGCGGGCGATCGTGACGACGCACCAGCATCGGGACCACATCGGGGCCCTGGCGGAGGCGGGGCGCGCAACGGGCGCTCCCCTGCTTGCGGGGGCCGACGATGCCGACGCGATCGAGGAGCACACGGGGGTTGCGATCGACCGGCGGTTGTCGCATGGCGACACGGTCGGGGTCGACGGCCTCTCCTTTGGCGTCGTACACTTGCGCGGACACACCCCAGGGTCGGTCGCACTCGTGCTCGATGACACGAGCGGATCGACGCACCTGTTCACGGGCGACAGCCTGTTTCCGGGCGGGGTCGGCAACACGTGGGGCGACGCGAAGCGCTTCGAGCAGCTGTTCACCGACGTGAGCGAGCGACTCTTTGGAGCGTTCGACGACGACACGCACGTGCATCCCGGCCATGGTGCCGGAACGACCCTCGGGGCGGAACGCCCCCACCTCGGGGAGTGGCGGGCGCGCGGCTGGTAG
- a CDS encoding aldo/keto reductase — protein sequence MTIPTITLNSGRDIPQLGFGVFQVDPAETERIVTDALEVGYRHIDTAAIYGNEEGVGRAIAKSGIPRDELFITTKQWITEQAADRSRPAIESSLEKLGLDRVDLYLIHWPAPANDLYVEAWHALEQFQAEGLTSSIGVSNFLVPHLERLLDASDTVPAVNQIEVHPAYQQPGVQAFCRDKGIAIEAWAPLGQGKYPLFEESAVANAAEAHGKTPAQVVIRWHLQRGHIVFPKSNRAERMAENFDVTDFELTPGEVAAITALERDGRVGSHPDSVN from the coding sequence ATGACGATTCCCACCATCACCCTCAACTCAGGCCGCGACATTCCCCAGCTGGGTTTCGGGGTCTTCCAGGTGGATCCGGCCGAGACGGAGCGCATCGTCACCGACGCCCTTGAGGTGGGCTACCGCCACATCGACACGGCGGCCATCTACGGCAACGAGGAGGGCGTGGGACGCGCCATCGCGAAGTCGGGCATCCCGCGCGATGAACTCTTCATCACGACCAAACAGTGGATCACGGAGCAGGCGGCCGACCGTTCCCGCCCGGCGATCGAGTCAAGCCTCGAGAAGCTGGGCCTCGACCGCGTCGACCTCTACCTGATCCACTGGCCGGCTCCCGCGAACGATCTCTATGTCGAGGCGTGGCACGCGCTCGAGCAGTTCCAGGCGGAGGGCCTCACCAGCTCGATCGGCGTCTCCAACTTCCTGGTGCCGCATCTCGAGCGCCTGCTCGACGCGAGCGACACGGTGCCCGCCGTCAACCAGATCGAGGTGCACCCCGCCTACCAGCAGCCCGGCGTGCAGGCGTTCTGCCGCGACAAGGGCATCGCGATCGAGGCGTGGGCACCGCTCGGCCAGGGCAAGTACCCGCTCTTCGAGGAGTCAGCGGTGGCAAATGCAGCCGAGGCGCACGGCAAGACGCCGGCGCAGGTCGTCATCCGCTGGCACCTGCAGCGCGGGCACATCGTCTTCCCCAAGTCGAACCGTGCGGAGCGCATGGCCGAGAACTTCGATGTCACCGACTTCGAGCTGACGCCTGGCGAGGTTGCGGCGATCACGGCCCTCGAGCGAGATGGTCGTGTCGGCTCGCACCCCGACAGCGTCAACTGA
- a CDS encoding O-acetylhomoserine aminocarboxypropyltransferase/cysteine synthase family protein has protein sequence MADRDTTDRDWGFKTRAIHAGNIPDAVSGSRALPVYNSTAFVFDNSADAAARFALQKYGNIYSRVSNPTVASFEERVASLEGGLGAVATASGLGAQFITFASLAGAGDHIVASANLYGGSITQLDVTLRRFGVETTFVQSANAEDYATAIKDNTKAIFAETVANPSGEIADLEALAGVAHAHDLPLIIDSTVATPYLCRPIEWGADIVTHSATKFLGGHGTVLGGVVVESGRFDWSNHRFPLFDEAVPHYGGLNWYGNFGEYAFLTRLRAEQLRDIGPVLSATSAANLAQGVETLPYRIQAHVDNARAVAEWLRADDRIEYVNWAGLEEHPHHDRALKYLNGTPGSVFGFGIRGGRAVGQKFIESVELASHVANIGDAKTLVIHPASTTHAQLTEQQLIDGGVGAGLIRISVGIEDVDDIIYDLDQALDAALKGA, from the coding sequence ATGGCAGACCGGGACACGACCGACCGCGACTGGGGTTTCAAGACCCGCGCGATCCACGCAGGCAACATTCCAGACGCAGTGAGCGGCTCGCGCGCACTCCCCGTCTACAACTCGACGGCGTTCGTCTTCGACAACAGCGCGGATGCCGCGGCGCGCTTCGCCCTGCAGAAGTACGGCAACATCTACAGCCGCGTCTCCAACCCGACTGTCGCATCCTTCGAGGAGCGCGTCGCCAGCCTCGAGGGGGGCCTCGGCGCGGTCGCCACCGCGAGCGGCCTCGGCGCACAGTTCATCACCTTCGCTTCGCTGGCCGGCGCTGGCGACCACATCGTGGCATCCGCGAACCTCTACGGCGGATCCATCACGCAGCTGGATGTCACGCTGCGGCGCTTCGGCGTCGAGACGACCTTCGTCCAGTCGGCCAACGCCGAGGACTACGCGACCGCGATCAAGGACAACACGAAGGCGATCTTCGCCGAGACAGTTGCGAACCCCTCCGGCGAGATCGCCGACCTGGAGGCGCTCGCCGGGGTCGCGCACGCGCACGACCTGCCCCTCATCATCGACTCGACTGTCGCCACCCCCTACCTGTGCCGTCCCATCGAGTGGGGCGCCGACATCGTCACGCACTCGGCGACGAAGTTCCTCGGCGGGCACGGCACCGTGCTCGGCGGCGTGGTCGTCGAGTCGGGTCGCTTCGACTGGTCGAACCACCGCTTCCCCCTCTTCGACGAGGCGGTGCCGCACTACGGCGGGCTCAACTGGTACGGCAACTTCGGCGAATACGCCTTTCTCACCCGCCTGCGGGCCGAGCAGCTGCGCGACATCGGGCCCGTGCTCTCCGCGACATCCGCCGCCAACCTGGCGCAGGGGGTCGAGACGCTGCCGTACCGGATCCAGGCGCACGTCGACAACGCCCGCGCGGTCGCAGAGTGGCTGCGCGCCGACGACCGCATCGAGTACGTCAACTGGGCGGGCCTCGAGGAGCACCCGCACCACGACCGCGCGCTCAAGTACCTGAACGGCACTCCCGGCTCGGTCTTCGGCTTCGGCATCCGCGGCGGCCGCGCCGTCGGCCAGAAGTTCATCGAGTCCGTCGAACTCGCGAGCCACGTCGCCAACATCGGCGACGCGAAGACCCTCGTCATCCACCCCGCCTCGACGACCCACGCGCAGCTGACCGAGCAGCAGCTCATCGACGGCGGCGTCGGCGCAGGGCTGATCCGCATCAGCGTGGGTATCGAGGATGTCGACGACATCATCTATGACCTCGACCAGGCGCTCGACGCCGCACTGAAGGGAGCGTGA